CTGTGCATGGTCTGGCTATGGAGCTGGCAGACCCGGGACTCGGTTATGTCCATGACCTTGCCGATCTCCTTCATGGTGAGTTCGTTGTAGTAATAGAGCGAGACGATGAGCTTTTCCTTGTCCGGCAGTCCTTCCACGGCGCTGCCGACCACGCGCTTGAGCTCGTTGAGCTTGTAGACCATGACCGGGTCCTTTCCTTCCGGGTCCGCCAGGCACTCCAGTATGTCGAGCCCCTCCTCCCTGTTTATGCCGAGGTCTTCGAGGTTGAGCACGCTGAGGCCGCTTACCTGATGGAGCAGGGCGTCGAGCTCTTCGCAGTTTATGCCGAGGAAGCTGGCCACCTCCTCGTGCTCCGCCGGGCGTCCCGTGCGTTTCTCGATCTCCATGAAGGCGTGCTCGATCTTGTTGGACTTCTCTCGCAGCGACCGCGACATCCAGTCCATGCTCCTGAGCTCGTCCATTATGGCGCCTCGAATCCTTATGGACGCATAGGTCTTGAACTGGACGCCCCTGCTTTCGTCAAAGCGCTCTATGGCTTCGAGAAGCCCTATGGTGCCGGCGCTTACGAGATCGTCCACGTCGATGTGGGGCGGCAGGTGGATGGCCACCTGGTGCGCAATGATCTTGACCAGGTGGACGTGTTCCCGGATCATCGCATCCCTCTTGGATTCGTTGAGCCTCCCTGTGTTCTCCATCATGGTATACACGGCTACCTCTCCCTCTTTAGTGTTTACGCCCCTGCGGGCCCCGGCTGCGGCCTTCACGGCCCCTGCTCCAAC
The window above is part of the Deltaproteobacteria bacterium genome. Proteins encoded here:
- a CDS encoding FliA/WhiG family RNA polymerase sigma factor; its protein translation is MMENTGRLNESKRDAMIREHVHLVKIIAHQVAIHLPPHIDVDDLVSAGTIGLLEAIERFDESRGVQFKTYASIRIRGAIMDELRSMDWMSRSLREKSNKIEHAFMEIEKRTGRPAEHEEVASFLGINCEELDALLHQVSGLSVLNLEDLGINREEGLDILECLADPEGKDPVMVYKLNELKRVVGSAVEGLPDKEKLIVSLYYYNELTMKEIGKVMDITESRVCQLHSQTMHRLKGRLRSYNDIEESTGTE